GCCCCTCCTCAAACCACCCTTGAGGTCGGCTGGCAACTCGTTTTCCGTCCAATCTCATAAAATCTGTCAGGCCGCCAGGGTGAATGGGTCAGAGTGGGGGCATGCTTCAGGTCGTTCGCCTCATGCAGCGTCCCCGATCCTTCGAGTCGCTCTGCGGCCTGAACCCCGCCGAATTCACGCTCCTCGCTGAACAACTCGAGCCCCTGTGGACCCGGGCGCACCGCACGTCCCTCCTGCGGGAGGGACGGCAACGCCGCATCGGGGCGGGCCGACAGTTCAAACTCGACGTTCCTCACCGCCTGCTTCTGACGCTGATCTATCTGCGGCATGACCTCCCGATGCATCTGTTGGGCGTGCTGTTCGAGATGGACGCCGCGAATGTCTGCCGGAACATCCATGCCTTGCTGCCCCTCCTGGAGCAGGCGCTGCCTGCTCCCCTCCGGGCCCGGACGCTGGACAGCCGCAAGGTCACGCCCGACGACGCGGGACCGCGTCGTCGGCTCCGCACCTTGAAAGACGTGCTCGAAGCATTCCCGGAGATTGCCGACATCATCGTCGATGGGACTGAGCAGCCCCGAGGGCAACCCAAGAAGAAGAAGGGCAGTGGTCCCGGGAAGAAAGCCGTGGGGCGGCCCAAGGACCAGAAGAAGTTTTTCAGCGTCAAGAAGGGCACTCACACTCTGCAAACGCAAGTGGCGGTGACCCCGGATGGCCTGGCGGTGCACCTCAGTGCGCCCGCGGGCGGGCGCACTCATGACATGAAGGTCCTGGGGCAGTCGAGGTTGCTCGGTCGCCTGCCTCGAGGGAGCCGTATCTGGGGAGACCGAGGCGATACGGGCCTGGATAAACTCTGCCCGGCGCATGAAGTGATCGTTCCCCGGATGCGCCCCAAAGGCGGGGTGTTGAACCCGGAGGACCGGGAGCTCAACCATCAAATTTCTAAGGTGCGGATCACGGTGGAGAACGTGGTCTGCAAGCTCAAGAAATTTCGCGTCTGCCGCGAGTTTTACCGGAACGACCCAGGGCGGCACGGCCTGTTCTGGGGTTGCGTGGCTGGCCTGGTCAACCTCCGCACCGTGAACCGCTCACCACAGTTCGCCTGATGGCCGGGAACACCAATCGGGGGAGGCGCTGCCTCCCCCGATCAACTCGCATCCCAACTGCGCAATCAGTCTTGAAGCAGGAAGGGACTTCAGGACAGCCGGCAGTTGGGAATCCAGTCATGGCACGCCGTGTCTTTCAACCTGGAAAGAGTGCTGCATATCGGGAGATGCGCTCCACAAATGTGTGTCCCTCCGCTCAGCGACTGCGGCAGAATGAGCCGTGCTTCGTGAAAATGGTGTTTCAGCCAGTCCGGACGCAATCGATTATCCCTGCCGAGCACTGACCGGTCCCCCCATTACCGTCAAGGTGTTCGGCAAGTTACAGGTCACGGTGGCCGCAGAACCGGTCAAAATCTCTGGCCGCGCCGCTACCCTGTTAACCTATCTGGCCCTGGAAGGCGGCCCGCTTCACCGCACAACTGCGGCCCAGTTGCTGTGGCCCAGAGCTGGCGCGCAGGGTCTGCGCAACCTGCGCGTGGAGCTGACCGCGCTGCGCCGTCAGGGCATCGAACTCAGCCCCAACCGTTCTTCCTCTCTGAGTTTGCAGGCCGTGACCGAGCTGGATGATCTGCAGCAGCGCAAGGTCAAGGACCAGACACACCTCGTGGCAGCCTTAACGCACCCGCTTCAGAACTTCAATGATCTTGGCAACCCCGTGTTGGCCTCCTGGGTCCGGCATCAGCGACAGCGTCTCACCCAGACGGTCAAGCAGCTGTCGGGCAGCCGCGTCCTGCCCCAGGCACCGCTCCCCCTTGTTCTCCCCTCCGACCAACCCCTGACGCAGTGGCTTGCAGAACGTGTCCTGCCAGAGTTTCAGTCGTTTATCCGCGGGACACGTCACCCCCAACTCGCAGTCTACGTGGGGCGACCCGGCAGTGGCCGGCGCGAATCCCTGGAGATCGTCCTGGCCCGGCTGGGCCTGACTCCGGTTGAGATCACCGCGAGCGCCGGCCTGGACAGCTTGCGGGCGCTCCTGCTGGTCAACCTGAGGGCAGCTCTGAAAGTCGGGGTTCCGCAGGAGGTGCGCCCGTTGCCGCTCGAGCAGGAGCCTCAAACCAGTGATCTGGCCGAGCTGGTTCCACTGCTCATGCAAGCGGGTCCCCTGGCCGTCGTGGTGCGCAGCGCCGAACATCTCAGCAAGGAGGCGGGCCAGCTCATCGATCTGCTTCTGGGGCTGGCCCGGTCTCTGCTGGTGGTGGCCGTCACCACGCCAGCCGGGCAGACCCGCCTCGAACAGGTGCTGGGACATCACGATCAGCCCGGATGGTTCCACATCATCCACGTCCCGGCCCTGACTCCTGAGAGCCTGCCCGCTCAGGACATCGGAGCATCCTCCATCTCCGGCGAACTGGATGCAGAGGCGCGCTTTGAGATCATTCGCCAGACCGAGGGGTTTCTGGGGGCGGTCCGCTGTCAACCGCCCATCTCCGCCCCGGTGCGCGGGCGCCTGGGACAGCGTCTCCAGCGCATATTGCGGGCCGAGATCGCCGCAGCGCTTGGGCCCGACCTCGCGTATGTCCAGACCCTGGCGCTCCTGCCCGGGCCGTTTTCCGAGGCGACTGCGCTGGGTACGCTGGGCCAAGTAGGACTGGAGACCAGTCGGGCCGCCCAGTTGCTCAAGGACACCCTGCAAACGGGCATCCTGGAGCGTGTCGACAGCGTCCTGACCGTCCGGCTACCCGAAGTGCAGGTCCGGCTGCCCGACGCGGCACGCCTGCTGTGTTTCCGAAGCGAACTGCAACGTGCGGCGCTGGCTGGCTCGCTCGACGCTGGAGATCGGCACCGGTTGAAATACCCCTCCTGCACAGTACCAACCGTTGTTCAGGCCTCAGGAGCAAACTGTACCCTGACGCCGTCGGCTATCCTTCCCAATATTTTGCAGCCCCACGAAACCGTGCAGCTTCCCGGAGGGTATGTGCTGCTGGCCCGGGCCTGCGGCTGGACCCTCCTGCGGCTAGGCGCGGCAGACCACGCCGTTCCACGGCTTGAACTGCATTTCGCGGTTCCGGCCACCGCACAGCACTGGCAGTTGCGGCTGTATCTGCAAGACCTACCTCACCACGAGGAGCCGAGCATCCACATCCTGAACGGCGCCGGCTCCCTTTCCCGACAGGCGAGCACCATCCCGTGGCCGCAGGCCCTGACGCCCGGCGGGTGGGCTCTGGCCGAGGGTACCCTGCAGGGCCGACATCTGGTTCTGTCGGTGCAGGCCACCAATCTCATCCTGCATCTGGAACGCCCGGAGTTTGCTTGAGGCGAGGGTCCAGAGGCCAAGCGACCCGGCACCTCAACCTCTCGTATCAGACGCTCCTGAACTGCGGAGAACCGCAAAGAACGCGCCTCAAGGTGCAGCTTGCAACACAGCCGCCGCATGACCGACTTCGCGGCCCGCCCCGTCCATATGGTTCGGGCGGGGCGAGCGACTCGTGGACAGGCGTTCCCGCCCTGCGCCGCAACCCCACCAGCAGGCGAGCGGAATTCCAGTCAGGGGACAGGGCGCCGCCCTAGCGGTTCAGCACGCCGGGATACTCGGGCCTTCCCTGGAGCGGCACCAGCTGTTGCAGGCTGATAGGGAAGTTGACCGTCTGCCCGGCGCGCGTCAGCGCCACGGCGGGAGCGGACGTGAGGTCCAGCCGTGCCACGGTTCCCGGCAAGGCCGCCAGCGCCGCCAGCGGCACGAAGGGCACTCCGTTGAACACCCGGACGGTCACGGGCAGAGCCACCGTGCCCAGTTGCAGCGTGGCGGTCAGCGGCGTGACTCCGCCCAGCGTCAGTCCCAGCGCTCCACTCGCCTCTCCGAGCGGCAGGTAAACCTGACCGTTCTCGGCGCGGGCGATGCGGGCGGCAACGATGGCCTGCTGCTGGGAAGACAACGTGGAGGCGGGCGGCAGAGCGGCGGTGGGCGGTGCGGCAGTGGGCTGGGCCGGGGCCGGTGCGGGAGCCGCCGGCTGGACTGGGACGGTAGGAGCCGGACGCGGCACCTGCGCGGTGGGCGCGGGTTGCGCGGGAGATGAAGTGGGGGCAGGACGGCCGGGCGCGGGTTTCAGGGCCGTGAGTGGAGCCCCTGCAGCGGCCTTGCGGGCCTGCGCGGCCGCCGCCAGTTCCGGAGGGCTGGGCGCGCGGCCGGTGGCACTGGGCAGGGCATGAAAGGTGGTCCATGGCCCCACCGCCAGCGGACGCTGCCCGCGGACGGCGTTCAGGCTTCCTCCCTCGGTGGCGAAGTACAGGGTGCCCGCGTCGCTGACCGTTACACCCAGATCGATCTTCCTGCCGGTGCTCAGGGTCCACAGGGCCTGCCCGGCCTTGCCGATGGCGTGCACCGTGCCGCTGAGGTCGGGGACGATGACTGTGCCGTCGCTCAGCTCGGCGGCGGGGGCCGCGACCGGCGCGCCAGCGGTGTAGATCCACCCGTCCTCGCCGGTGGTGTTCACGGCATAGACCTTGCCGTCATAGCTGCCCACCACCACCAGGCCATTGCTGGTCACGATGGGACTGGCGTTGACGAACAGGCCGGTGGTCCGGGTCCAGCGCACCTGCCCCGCCGGGTCCAGCGCATACAGCTTGCGGTCGCTGGAGCCGAAATACACGTTGCCCGCCGCGTCCAGGGCCGGGCTGCTGAACACCAGCGAGCCGGCAGTAAAGGTCCACTTCTGCTCGCCGCTGGGCGTCAGGGCATACACGCGGCTGTTCTGTGCGCCGAAGTAAATGGTGCCGTCGGCGGCGACCGCCGGGCTGCTGAACACCGGCGCCCCCACCTTGAAGGTCCACAGCGTCTTTCCGCCCGCATCCAGCGCGTGAACGGTGCCGCCCGCCGTGGCGACGATCACGCTGCCGTCGGCACGCAGGGCGGGGGTGGCAAAGATGTCGCCGTCGAGTTTGGTTTTCCACAGCAGCTTGCCCGCCGGGTCCAGGGCATACAGGGTGTCGTCATACGTCGCGGCGAGCACCGTCCCCTGCGGAGTCACGACCGGGTAGGCGCGGCCCAGGTCACCGGCGGCAAAGTTCCACTTCTCGTTGCCTGCCGCATCGGTCCGGTGAATGCGCGCGTCCGCGCCGACGAACACCAGGTCGCCGTTCGGCGCGACGGACACCCCCGAGATCACCCGCAGGTCCTTGCGCCAGTCCACATTGGGGGCAACGAAGGTGGGAGCGGGGGCCGCGGCGGGCGGTGTGGACACCGGCTGGGCGTGCACAGATGGCCCCAGGCACAGCAGACTTGCGGACAGGAAAATCAGGCGTGAAAGAGGGGTTCTCATCTGAAGGTAAGCTCCTTTACATTGCCTTTACGCACAGGCGGGGAGGTGACAGGGAATGTGGACGCCTGCCAGGGTACGGCCTAAGATGCGTGGCGATATGAAGAAGATTCTCATGCTGACCGCGTTCGCGCTGGCGGGCCTTGCTGCCGCGCAGGACACCACTCCCGCCCCCACGACCCAGATGATGGATCCTGCCTCCATGAGCGCGGAGCAGAACTACGCCAAGGCGCAGGAGTTCGCGGTACAGGCCGACGTGGCCTACCCGGTGCCCTTCTATGACCGCACGCTGTGGAAAGCCGCGGTGGACCACTCGTACTACGCCGCCAGCATGGAAGCCGCCAACCGCGACTACAATGCGTACCTGGCGCAGCTGTACACCAAGACCCAGTGGTGGGTCAACGCCTACAACGCCTGGATCCGCCTGGGTGACCTGAACGACACCGAGAAGCAGTGGGCTTCCCTGAGCGCGGCCAAGCTGGCCTACCTGGCCCTGCAGCGCGGCGACACCACCAGCGCCCGCATGTATGTGGAAAAGGGCATGAGCTGGGCCGACAGCGCCAGCTTGCAGTCCATCATGAAGCGCCTGCCCTGAGCCCGCGGACTCCCAGGCAAAGAACAGCTGACCCCACGGTTTCCCGTGGGGTCAGCTGTTCTTTGCCCCGCGCCATACCGTCTGCTTCGCCTGCTGACCTTGGTGGTCCACGGCAGCGTTGCTCAGGCAACGTCTCCTCTACCCTGAGGCCATGAAAACCCTCCTCCCGGTCATGCTGCTCTCGGGTCTGCTCGTCGGCTGCGTGCCGGCTCCGCTGCGTTCACAGCCGGGCTCCCAGCTGGTCCTCGAGACCCAGCTGACTCCCCCGCCCCTGACCGTCGCCACCGGCGAGGGCGGCATGTACCGCTCGCCCGGCCCGGCGGCCCTGCGCGTGCGCAGCGACCGCGCGGCCTCGGTCACGGCGGTGGTGGTGCCGCAGGGCGGGAGGGCCCGCGTGGTGCCGGGGGGCACGGTGCAGGCCGGGGTGGTCACGAGCGTGCCGCTGCCCGCCAGTCAGGGCTTTACGCAGGTGTTCACGGTGGCCAGCGTCCGGCCACTGGACCTCACGGCGGCGGAGGGCGCACGGTCGCTGGACGCCGTGGCGCGGGTGGTCGAGACGGCGGCGGCAACCCTGCCGGCGGGCGGATACACCGTGACGACCACCGTGTACCGCGTGACCGGGCTGGGAACGCTGCAGGTGAGCGCGTCTGTCCCCGGCGCGGCGGTGCGCGTCAATGGCCGCCTCGCCGGCACCACGCCCCTGACCGTGCCGGACGTGCCCGAGGGGCCGGTCACCGTGGAGGTGTCCCGCGCCGGCTTCATGACGGTTTCCCAGCGGTTCAACGTGCAGGCGGACACGGTGGCCGGGATCTCGGCCGTCCTGCGCCCCATCACCGGCAGCTTAAAGGTGGACAGCGATGTGCCCGCCCGCGTGCTGATCGGCGGCCAGGACGCGGGCCTCACGCCGCTGGAGGTCCGGGTGCGGCCCGGCACGGTCAATGTGAATGTCGTTCCCCTCGCAGAGGGCCTCCGCACCGAGACGCTGCTCGTGCGCGTGCGGGTCAGTAAACAGACGGTCGTCGCCTGTCAGGTCACCGGGGGTGAGTTCCTGTGCAGTGTCGACTGAAGTCCGCACTCCACGTGTCCCTGCGTCCGGCGCACCGTCCGGCCCGAAGCGGGTGCTAGCCTCTGGCATGACCGCCTCCGACCCTGTGCTGACGCCCGTCGTGGGATCGCTGTACGCCCTGGAAGTGCCGATTCCTTATCCCATGAAGACGGTGACCGTGCTGCTCGACGCCCCGGCGAACGGCCCGGTCACCATGATCGACACCGCCCTGGACACCCCCGAGGCGCGGGCGGCCATCGAGACCGGCCTGGGTACGCTGGGGCTGCACTGGCCGGATGTGGAGCGCGTGATCATCACCCACCACCACCCGGACCACTACGGGCTGGCCGGGGTGGTCGAGGAACGCAGCGGCGCGGCGGTGCAGATGCTGGACGTGGAGATCGGGCGCGGCGAGCGGTACTGGCACCTGTGGGAGGAGTGGCTGCCCGGCCACCTCAAGCACATGCGCGACCACGGCCTGCCGCAGGCATCGCTCGATGACATGGGGGCCGACAACCGCCGGAGCCGCGACCGGGTCCAGCCGGCCAGCCGCGTCTCGCCGCTGCGCGAGGGCCAGCATGTGACCCTGGCCGGGCGCGAGTGGGAGGTGCTGTGGCTGCCCGGCCACGCCGACGGCCACCTGGGCCTGTGGAACGCCGAGGACAGCGTGCTGATCGCCGGAGACGCCATCCTGCCGCGCATCAGTCCCAACGTGGGTCTGTACGCCTACACCCGGCCCGATCCACTGGGCGACTACCTGCAGACGCTGGGCAAACTCGAGGCCCTGAATCCGGCGCGGGCCGTCGTGGGCCACCACGGTCCAGTCATGACCGGCGTGCAGGCCCGTGCCCGCGAGCTGCGCGCCCACCACCACGAACGGCTGGACTTCATCGCGGCCGAGGCCGGCCGGGAACCGCGCAGCGCCTACGACCTCTCGCTGGCGATGTTCAACCGCGAGCTGAATGTCAGCGGGCGGCGCTTCGCCCTGGCCGAGACGCTGGCACACGCCGAGCACCTGCGGCTGCTGGGCCAGCTGTACCGCACCTGGCAGGAAGACGATGGGGTGTGGCTCTACCACGCCTGAGGACCATACCTGAGCCGGCCCACACCCGCATTTTCCCCGCTGGCCACGCGCCCTGGACCACCCTCCCCCCCATCAAAGGGCGCACGCTTCCGGTTGCCCGGCGCGGGAGCGCTCTATACTCCGCCGCATGACGGTCCCCCAGTCAGAGCTGCAGCAGATCGTGTCTGCGCTGCAAAAGAGCGGTTTGACCGTCGAGTCGGTCGAGGACGGCGCGCTGATCCAGCACGGCGAGTCCAGGGTGGCCCTGTTCGCCGAGGCCGACCACCAGGGCGGCGTGATCGTGCGCCTGCATCTGGACCTGGACCTGTATGTCGAGGAGGACAGCCTGCCCGACATCCTGATGGGCATGAACCTGCTCAATCAGGGGCTGGACTACGGCACGCTGAACCTCGACCCGGTGGATACCGATGAGGAGGGCGAGGATTCCGGAGTGGCCTTCGCCGTGCTGGGGCGCAGCGTGCTGTGGCTGCCTGACCTGGGGGTGGCCGAACTCGACCGCCTGCGCGAACACCTGCGCCGCTTCGAGGCAGAAGTGACGGACGCCATGGAGCGCACCCTGCACGGCAGCAAGGGCCTGAGCGCCTGACCCCGGTGTAGGCCCGAACCCAGACCAACAGACAAAGCAGAGGCCGGAGCAATCTAGCTCCGGCCTCACGGCTGCGGGGAAGCAGGATCAGTTCTTCGCGCTGCCCTCGAAGGCGGCCTTGAACTTCTGCAGGTCCTCGGCGATCTGCTGGCTGGGCTCCTCGCCGAACAGTTTGGCGACGGCTGCGCCCAGCGGGCCCGCCGGGGGCCGGTAGCTCAGGGCGACGTGAACGCGGGTGCCGCCGTTGGGAAGTTCCTCGAACTGCACGCTGCCCGCGTTGTCCACCGTGGCGCCGGGCAACGAGTGCCAGCCGATGCGCTGGCCCGGTTTGTCGTTGACGATCTCGGCTTCCCACTCCACGTGGGTGCCCAGCGGGGCCTTGGCGACCCAGCGGCTGCGCTTCTCGTCCAGCTCGGTCACGCTTTCGAGGTGGCTCATGATGTGGGGCAGGTTTTCCAGCTTGCGCCAGTAGTCGTATACCGCCTGGGTGGGGCGGTCAATGACCACGCTGTGTTCCACGAAGATGGGCTTGGAGCTGGCAGCGCCGCCGCCCACCGCTGCCATCACCGGGTCATTACCGGTGGCCGCGCGGTAGGCGAGGTATCCGCCCACCGCAGCCATACCCAGGCCCAGGACGCCGCGCTTGCGCAGGCCCATCAGCAGCAGGGCGCCGCCCGCCGCGCCACCGATCATCCGGGTCTGGTCCATTCCGCCGTTCTCTGTTTTTGTCATGTTTGATCCTCCGTTGGTCGCAGTGTAGGTGCCGGGTGTGGGACCGGCGTGAAACGTGAACCAATCCAGAATATCGCCCTCCTTGCCCGGCCTGTCCTCGATTTACGTTTTCGAAACATGCCCGCCATAAGACAACGGGCCGCCCTCAGGTGTCGTCCGTCCGCTGATGCCCATGCTGTTCCTCGATCTCGCTCGTGGCGGCGCGGTCCGGAGCGGTGGCCGGACCGCCCTGCAGGTCGGGATCCAGATTGGTGTTTGCGCCGTGCGTGCTCGTCGCGTC
The sequence above is a segment of the Deinococcus aerophilus genome. Coding sequences within it:
- a CDS encoding transposase family protein, whose amino-acid sequence is MLQVVRLMQRPRSFESLCGLNPAEFTLLAEQLEPLWTRAHRTSLLREGRQRRIGAGRQFKLDVPHRLLLTLIYLRHDLPMHLLGVLFEMDAANVCRNIHALLPLLEQALPAPLRARTLDSRKVTPDDAGPRRRLRTLKDVLEAFPEIADIIVDGTEQPRGQPKKKKGSGPGKKAVGRPKDQKKFFSVKKGTHTLQTQVAVTPDGLAVHLSAPAGGRTHDMKVLGQSRLLGRLPRGSRIWGDRGDTGLDKLCPAHEVIVPRMRPKGGVLNPEDRELNHQISKVRITVENVVCKLKKFRVCREFYRNDPGRHGLFWGCVAGLVNLRTVNRSPQFA
- a CDS encoding outer membrane protein assembly factor BamB family protein; amino-acid sequence: MHAQPVSTPPAAAPAPTFVAPNVDWRKDLRVISGVSVAPNGDLVFVGADARIHRTDAAGNEKWNFAAGDLGRAYPVVTPQGTVLAATYDDTLYALDPAGKLLWKTKLDGDIFATPALRADGSVIVATAGGTVHALDAGGKTLWTFKVGAPVFSSPAVAADGTIYFGAQNSRVYALTPSGEQKWTFTAGSLVFSSPALDAAGNVYFGSSDRKLYALDPAGQVRWTRTTGLFVNASPIVTSNGLVVVGSYDGKVYAVNTTGEDGWIYTAGAPVAAPAAELSDGTVIVPDLSGTVHAIGKAGQALWTLSTGRKIDLGVTVSDAGTLYFATEGGSLNAVRGQRPLAVGPWTTFHALPSATGRAPSPPELAAAAQARKAAAGAPLTALKPAPGRPAPTSSPAQPAPTAQVPRPAPTVPVQPAAPAPAPAQPTAAPPTAALPPASTLSSQQQAIVAARIARAENGQVYLPLGEASGALGLTLGGVTPLTATLQLGTVALPVTVRVFNGVPFVPLAALAALPGTVARLDLTSAPAVALTRAGQTVNFPISLQQLVPLQGRPEYPGVLNR
- a CDS encoding PEGA domain-containing protein; translation: MKTLLPVMLLSGLLVGCVPAPLRSQPGSQLVLETQLTPPPLTVATGEGGMYRSPGPAALRVRSDRAASVTAVVVPQGGRARVVPGGTVQAGVVTSVPLPASQGFTQVFTVASVRPLDLTAAEGARSLDAVARVVETAAATLPAGGYTVTTTVYRVTGLGTLQVSASVPGAAVRVNGRLAGTTPLTVPDVPEGPVTVEVSRAGFMTVSQRFNVQADTVAGISAVLRPITGSLKVDSDVPARVLIGGQDAGLTPLEVRVRPGTVNVNVVPLAEGLRTETLLVRVRVSKQTVVACQVTGGEFLCSVD
- a CDS encoding MBL fold metallo-hydrolase; translation: MTASDPVLTPVVGSLYALEVPIPYPMKTVTVLLDAPANGPVTMIDTALDTPEARAAIETGLGTLGLHWPDVERVIITHHHPDHYGLAGVVEERSGAAVQMLDVEIGRGERYWHLWEEWLPGHLKHMRDHGLPQASLDDMGADNRRSRDRVQPASRVSPLREGQHVTLAGREWEVLWLPGHADGHLGLWNAEDSVLIAGDAILPRISPNVGLYAYTRPDPLGDYLQTLGKLEALNPARAVVGHHGPVMTGVQARARELRAHHHERLDFIAAEAGREPRSAYDLSLAMFNRELNVSGRRFALAETLAHAEHLRLLGQLYRTWQEDDGVWLYHA
- a CDS encoding SRPBCC family protein, whose translation is MTKTENGGMDQTRMIGGAAGGALLLMGLRKRGVLGLGMAAVGGYLAYRAATGNDPVMAAVGGGAASSKPIFVEHSVVIDRPTQAVYDYWRKLENLPHIMSHLESVTELDEKRSRWVAKAPLGTHVEWEAEIVNDKPGQRIGWHSLPGATVDNAGSVQFEELPNGGTRVHVALSYRPPAGPLGAAVAKLFGEEPSQQIAEDLQKFKAAFEGSAKN